A single region of the Dunckerocampus dactyliophorus isolate RoL2022-P2 chromosome 3, RoL_Ddac_1.1, whole genome shotgun sequence genome encodes:
- the pigb gene encoding GPI mannosyltransferase 3 isoform X1 — METFRQRLRFGRKEEDVKLRKRKSLLYIIEDHDAHRNDVLRVAAFSVTFRMINCFLVQTSFVPDEYWQSLEVAHHMVFNYGHLTWEWKAGIRGFTYPLFFAFIYKLLHFLNCDSVYLLIWLPRVSQALLAAFADVKFFFLIRTLEGEQVAKWTFFCHLCSWFTWFCCTRTLTNSMEATITCLALSYFPLPASKTHSSKKYLILVALVIIVRPTALIIWLPLLIYHFWQEENKLRLVSHYYIPIGASAVVISSTIDCIFYEKWTFVQFNFLKFNVFHGIADFYGSHPWHWYFTQGFVVIIGPHLPLFLHGCSLAFRRYRILLVAIAWTIGVYSLLPHKEFRFIYPVLPLCMIFCGLSMAHMRAWRPAAASVLLVTNLLIALYTGLIHQRGALDVMHHLQTLCHVSEQPQPDILFLMPCHSTPFYSHIHCPLRMSFLECQPNLGEGAYVDKADRFYNDPLHWLRASFPQKLSHPTHLVLFDVLEKEISPFLQEDNFTKTTEMFHTHFPSGRVGRSIFIYERH, encoded by the exons ATGGAGACTTTTAGACAACGTTTGAGGTTCGGGAGGAAAGAGGAGGATGTGAAACTAAGGAAAAGAAAGTCACTGCTATACATAATCGAAGATCATGATGCCCATAGAAATG ATGTGCTGAGAGTTGCAGCATTTTCTGTGACTTTCCGGATGATCAACTGCTTCTTAGTTCAGACCAGCTTTGTTCCAGATGAATACTGGCAGTCTCTGGAGGTTGCCCATCACATGGTCTTCAA TTATGGCCATCTGACCTGGGAATGGAAAGCAGGCATTCGAGGCTTCACCTATCCTCTTTTCTTTGCCTTCATTTACAAACTACTACACTTCTTAAACTGTGACTCAGTTTATCTctt GATTTGGCTGCCTCGAGTCAGTCAGGCACTCCTAGCTGCATTTGCAGACgtgaagttttttttcctcataagaacACTGGAGGGTGAACAAGTTGCAAAATGGACG ttcttCTGCCATCTGTGCTCGTGGTTCACGTGGTTCTGCTGCACCAGGACACTCACCAACAGCATGGAGGCCACTATCACTTGCCTGGCCCTATCCTACTTCCCTCTGCCTGCATCCAAAACACACAGCAG caAAAAATATCTGATCCTTGTTGCCCTGGTGATTATTGTTCGCCCGACAGCCCTGATTATTTGGCTTCCGCTGTTGATTTACCATTTCTggcaggaggaaaacaaactgAGACTAGTTTCTCATTACTACATCCCTATTGG GGCTTCAGCTGTTGTGATTTCAAGCACAATTGACTGCATCTTCTATgaaaag TGGACCTTTGTGCAGTTCAACTTCCTGAAGTTTAACGTCTTCCACGGAATAGCAGACTTCTACGGCTCCCACCCCTGGCACTGGTATTTCACACAGGGGTTTGTGGTCATAATCGGCCCCCATCTCCCGTTGTTTCTTCACGGATGCTCCCTGGCTTTCAGAAGATACAGAATCCTGCTGGTGGCAATCGCCTGGACCATCGGTGTGTACAG TTTGCTTCCTCACAAGGAGTTCAGATTCATCTACCCTGTGCTTCCACTCTGTATGATCTTTTGTG GGTTATCAATGGCTCATATGAGAGCGTGGCGCCCAGCAGCTGCATCTGTTTTGCTAGTGACCAACCTGCTCATAGCTCTCTACACGGGCCTCATTCACCAGCGCGGTGCTCTGGACGTCATGCATCACCTCCAGACACTTTGCCACGTCTCAGAACAGCCACAGCCTGATATTCTCTTCCTCATGCCCTGCCACTCGACCCCTTTCTACAG TCACATTCACTGCCCACTAAGGATGAGTTTCCTGGAGTGTCAGCCTAATCTTGGCGAGGGGGCTTACGTGGACAAAGCTGATAGATTCTACAATGACCCTCTTCACTGGCTCAGAGCTTCATTTCCACAAAAGCTCTCACATCCTACTCACTTGGTTCTGTTTGACGTTTTAGAGAAG GAAATCTCACCGTTTTTGCAAGAGGACAACTTCACAAAGACAACAGAGATGTTTCACACTCACTTTCCATCAGGAAGAGTTGGAAgaagcatttttatttatgaaagGCACTGA
- the pigb gene encoding GPI mannosyltransferase 3 isoform X2, with product MMPIEMIWLPRVSQALLAAFADVKFFFLIRTLEGEQVAKWTFFCHLCSWFTWFCCTRTLTNSMEATITCLALSYFPLPASKTHSSKKYLILVALVIIVRPTALIIWLPLLIYHFWQEENKLRLVSHYYIPIGASAVVISSTIDCIFYEKWTFVQFNFLKFNVFHGIADFYGSHPWHWYFTQGFVVIIGPHLPLFLHGCSLAFRRYRILLVAIAWTIGVYSLLPHKEFRFIYPVLPLCMIFCGLSMAHMRAWRPAAASVLLVTNLLIALYTGLIHQRGALDVMHHLQTLCHVSEQPQPDILFLMPCHSTPFYSHIHCPLRMSFLECQPNLGEGAYVDKADRFYNDPLHWLRASFPQKLSHPTHLVLFDVLEKEISPFLQEDNFTKTTEMFHTHFPSGRVGRSIFIYERH from the exons ATGATGCCCATAGAAATG ATTTGGCTGCCTCGAGTCAGTCAGGCACTCCTAGCTGCATTTGCAGACgtgaagttttttttcctcataagaacACTGGAGGGTGAACAAGTTGCAAAATGGACG ttcttCTGCCATCTGTGCTCGTGGTTCACGTGGTTCTGCTGCACCAGGACACTCACCAACAGCATGGAGGCCACTATCACTTGCCTGGCCCTATCCTACTTCCCTCTGCCTGCATCCAAAACACACAGCAG caAAAAATATCTGATCCTTGTTGCCCTGGTGATTATTGTTCGCCCGACAGCCCTGATTATTTGGCTTCCGCTGTTGATTTACCATTTCTggcaggaggaaaacaaactgAGACTAGTTTCTCATTACTACATCCCTATTGG GGCTTCAGCTGTTGTGATTTCAAGCACAATTGACTGCATCTTCTATgaaaag TGGACCTTTGTGCAGTTCAACTTCCTGAAGTTTAACGTCTTCCACGGAATAGCAGACTTCTACGGCTCCCACCCCTGGCACTGGTATTTCACACAGGGGTTTGTGGTCATAATCGGCCCCCATCTCCCGTTGTTTCTTCACGGATGCTCCCTGGCTTTCAGAAGATACAGAATCCTGCTGGTGGCAATCGCCTGGACCATCGGTGTGTACAG TTTGCTTCCTCACAAGGAGTTCAGATTCATCTACCCTGTGCTTCCACTCTGTATGATCTTTTGTG GGTTATCAATGGCTCATATGAGAGCGTGGCGCCCAGCAGCTGCATCTGTTTTGCTAGTGACCAACCTGCTCATAGCTCTCTACACGGGCCTCATTCACCAGCGCGGTGCTCTGGACGTCATGCATCACCTCCAGACACTTTGCCACGTCTCAGAACAGCCACAGCCTGATATTCTCTTCCTCATGCCCTGCCACTCGACCCCTTTCTACAG TCACATTCACTGCCCACTAAGGATGAGTTTCCTGGAGTGTCAGCCTAATCTTGGCGAGGGGGCTTACGTGGACAAAGCTGATAGATTCTACAATGACCCTCTTCACTGGCTCAGAGCTTCATTTCCACAAAAGCTCTCACATCCTACTCACTTGGTTCTGTTTGACGTTTTAGAGAAG GAAATCTCACCGTTTTTGCAAGAGGACAACTTCACAAAGACAACAGAGATGTTTCACACTCACTTTCCATCAGGAAGAGTTGGAAgaagcatttttatttatgaaagGCACTGA